In the Acropora muricata isolate sample 2 chromosome 1, ASM3666990v1, whole genome shotgun sequence genome, one interval contains:
- the LOC136909787 gene encoding serine/threonine-protein kinase SIK1-like isoform X3, with amino-acid sequence MSTLSSFNFIKIVIQGICGRYGSDAGPKMATERTKRAIKVGFYDIEKTIGKGNFAVVKLARHRVTKSQVAIKIIDKTQLDETNLKKVYREIQIMKLLNHPHIVKLYQVMETKSMLYLVTEYASNGEMFNYLSHGALPEKEARKKFAQILSAVEYCHARHVVHRDLKAENLLLDQNLNIKIADFGFGNYYTPGSPLNTWCGSPPYAAPEVFEGKLYHGPQLDIWSLGVVLYVLICRALPFDGGTLPALRDRVLEGRFRIPFFMSTECEHLIRHMLVKDPNQRYTIEQIKKHKWMQADPAVKTILSCNTEENFEREEILEEYNEQALELMQGLGIDIERTKTALADDAYDHHTAIYHLLVDRLRQHRASYPLQTQIETRLRRPSGIAEAAVVRGSRTNVVVVPRRNVQRTVPAQPARPYIPLQYAINELHERIPTPPEIRREIATECVKELSPVREPGLKARSISPRQMIGAGLSLDNGVSRESPSPTPPPVDKMDSDDTDEEKPRVRRHTVHTMPKQPLVVPPNHPLLARGVSEEVVEGSDILSLPLKPAIVVSHCAPNSGLFTSAPPVMSQGGSGQHLHEPFRTQFHHAPLGRRASDGTAVTLAFHQHLRVSTTNNRIKQLQQEHQKLQELYQKSLSPSELSKQQACHSDYKIKYQQMRKELQKHYEELMAVKEQERTGESVAPMESAVEPQAGFQPDQQASYSLPLHRQLQQLHIDARHNPLRRTPYKQNPHKQVFRTSSYKRAQICGMLPPLESESATDVLENTEPLVQGDSDTNFGRYSIVSL; translated from the exons ATGTCAACTTTATCTTCGTTTAATTTTATCAAGATTGTGATCCAAGGCATTTGTGG GCGCTACGGGTCGGATGCAGGGCCCAAAATGGCGACCGAACGAACGAAACGGGCCATCAAGGTCGGATTCTATGATATCGAGAAGACAATTGGCAAAGGAAACTTCGCAGTGGTGAAGCTAGCAAGACATCGCGTCACCAAGAGCCAG GTTGCAATTAAGATCATCGACAAAACACAATTGGACGAGACGAACCTCAAGAAAGTCTACCGCGAAATTCAGATCATGAAACTCCTAAACCATCCGCATATAGTCAAACTCTACCAG gtCATGGAAACGAAAAGCATGCTTTATCTTGTCACAGAATACGCCAGCAACGGAGAAATGTTTA ATTATCTGTCCCATGGTGCATTGCCAGAAAAAGAGGCTCGTAAAAAGTTTGCACAGATTTTGAGTGCCGTAGAATACTGTCATGCAAGACATGTGGTGCATCGTGACTTGAAG GCTGAAAATCTTCTTTTGGATCAAAATTTAAACATCAAAATTGCAG ACTTTGGATTTGGTAATTACTACACTCCAGGTAGTCCTCTTAACACTTGGTGTGGCAGTCCACCTTACGCTGCCCCAGAAGTGTTTGAAGGCAAGCTTTACCATGGTCCACAGCTAGATATTTGG AGTTTGGGAGTGGTCCTTTACGTTCTAATATGCCGAGCACTACCTTTTGATGGGGGAACTCTTCCCGCTCTTCGAGATAGAGTGCTGGAGGGACGTTTCAGGATTCCGTTTTTCATGTCTACAG AATGTGAACACTTAATTCGACATATGCTTGTGAAAGACCCTAATCAGCGCTACACCAttgaacaaataaagaagcATAAGTGGATGCAGGCCGATCCAGCGGTTAAAACTATTCTTTCGTGCAACACagaagaaaattttgaaagagaGGAAATATTGGAAGAATACAACGAACAAGCTCTTGAACTTATGCAGGGACTTGGCATTGACATCGAGAGAACGAAAACG GCTCTGGCGGATGACGCTTACGATCATCACACAGCTATTTATCATTTACTTGTGGATCGTTTACGGCAACACAGGGCAAGCTATCCTCTTCAGACACAAATCGAGACCAGGCTTCGCCGACCGAGCGGAATCGCGGAGGCTGCTGTTGTACGAGGGAGTAGGACTAATGTCGTTGTGGTTCCTCGCCGCAACGTTCAGCGCACCGTGCCGGCGCAACCGGCGCGGCCGTACATCCCTCTTCAATATGCCATTAATGAACTTCATGAACGTATACCTACGCCGCCTGAAATAAGGCGCGAAATCGCCACGGAGTGCGTGAAAGAACTGTCACCTGTACGCGAGCCTGGACTCAAAGCGCGCTCAATATCGCCGCGGCAGATGATCGGAGCAGGTTTGTCACTCGATAATGGGGTCAGTAGAGAATCACCCTCTCCTACACCCCCTCCCGTGGACAAAATGGACAGTGATGATACTGATGAGGAGAAACCAAGAGTGCGACGACATACTGTGCATACCATGCCAAAGCAACCTCTTGTTGTTCCTCCTAACCATCCCCTCTTAGCGCGAGGAGTTTCCGAAGAAGTTGTCGAGGGATCGGACATTTTATCACTTCCTCTAAAGCCTGCTATTGTTGTTTCGCACTGCGCGCCAAATAGCGGATTGTTTACATCTGCACCACCTGTCATGTCACAAGGAGGCTCAGGACAGCATCTGCACGAGCCATTTAGAACGCAGTTTCATCACGCGCCACTTGGGCGGCGCGCCTCGGACGGCACGGCTGTGACTTTGGCGTTTCATCAACATTTACGAGTATCCACCACGAATAATAGAATCAAACAGTTACAACAAGAGCACCAAAAACTGCAAGAACTCTATCAGAAGTCTTTGTCACCGTCAGAGCTTTCGAAGCAGCAGGCATGTCACTCggattataaaataaaatatcaacaAATGCGCAAAGAACTGCAGAAACATTACGAAGAGCTTATGGCTGTTAAAGAGCAAGAACGCACTGGAGAAAGCGTAGCACCAATGGAGTCTGCTGTGGAACCTCAAGCAGGTTTTCAGCCAGATCAACAAGCTTCGTATTCTTTACCATTACATCGTCAACTTCAACAACTTCACATCGATGCTCGCCATAATCCACTTAGGAGAACACCTTATAAACAAAATCCACACAAACAAGTGTTTAGGACATCATCTTATAAGCGTGCTCAGATCTGCGGTATGCTTCCTCCTTTGGAGAGCGAATCAGCAACGGACGTTCTTGAAAATACAGAACCTTTGGTTCAGGGAGATAGTGACACGAACTTTGGTAGATATTCTATTGTTTCACTCTGA